The nucleotide window gtaattgttaagcgcttacttcaccaagggagtgagtatagatggagaacagaagagggccaagaactgatccttgaggaagccctacagttagtggatgggaggggggggaggagcccatgaagcagaccgagaatgaacgaccagaaagataagaggagaacagggagatgatggagtccgtgaagccaaggtgagataaagtgtggaggagaaggggatggtcgacagtgtcaaaggcacacttctctgtgcctcatttacctcatctgtaaaatggggattaagtctgtgagtcctctgtgggacagggactgtgtgtccaacccgattatcttgtatctacttcagcacttagaaaaatatctggcacatagtaagcgcttagcaattaccatcattattattagtattttctcAATGTCGAATCCGTCTCCTGGCCCCCAAGAAGGGAGGCATGGAGCTGTCacccccggcctctctcctccccactcctcaactcgCCAGCCCTACCTGTCCCCTCGCTTCTGACTCATGGGCAGCGAGCAGGCCAAGGATCCcgtgggctgggagctgggggagctgggTCCTGGAGGGAAACGGGGAACTTGGAGGTCCCCAAGGACAATTGCGTGCTCCCCGCTTCAGCACCACTGCCAGCGGCCCCccctcataaaaataataattatggtatttgttaattatggtattgagtgcttactatgtgccaagcactgttctaaaagctggggtagatacaaggtaatcaggttgccccacgtggggctcacagtcttaatccccattttacaattgaggtaactgaggcacagagaagttaagtggctcatccacggtcacccagcagacaagtgacggagccgggatcagaacccatgtcttctgactcccaagtctgggctctttccactaagccacgctgcttcttaccccACCCCTTCTTGCGGACCCACTCCGGGAGTTGGTCACGGCTCTCGCTCCAGAGGTAAGGTTTACAGGTCAGTGGGCATGGAGGCTCTGAGAACAGAGGCCCTCCAGACcctctggggggcaggggagcaaaGCCTGATCCAATctatcgatcaactgtatttactgagcgcttactgtgtgcagagcactgtacggagcgcttgggagaggacaatataacagacacattccctgcccgcaacgagcttacagtctagaggaccagtaGAGCTTGAGGAGgacaggcaggagggagcaaggctggtcaatcagtcagtcaatcatttttattgagtgctcactttgtgcagagctgtactgtactgtgaagagtgcagtataataataaacagacacattccctgctcacgacgagcttacagtcctgaggagGCTAGCCACAACTTGCGGTGGGCTTGGGGATGGGGCCGCGGGAACTGGCCGTGGGATGACTTGGATTTTTCATCTCTGGAGGCCGCGGGGTCGGGAGGGAGGCttgggttgtgggcagggatgtgcagaagcagcagggtggcAGGGATGAaccctgggagtggggggaaggacgGGGCAAGGGCACGGCAGAGCCACCTCCTTCATCTCAGAACTGTTTCTGGGCATCAGGAGGTGCGGGTTTGTGCTAGGATTGAGCTGggcttccccccaactcccctctcctctcccctcccttgcctcccTTTGCCTGCCTTCGGCAGGCTCCCAGGACTGGGGGCCAGATCgatctcatcccccctccccctggcaAAGTCAGagcacccccctcccgcccccgcccccctcttcaCCGTGTTTTCTTTTTGCTGCCAAGAGTGTGAGCCAAGGAGCAGCTGCCATGGTGACCGAAGTTAGTGGagcgggggtggtggagggagatggggagactggagaaagagaggcagagccaCATATATAGAGGAAGACCGattgagatggagggagagagacagggagaggcggAGATGTGTATTGCTCTGAAAGGGGTGGAGTGATtcaactaataatagtaataataacaatggcatttgttaaacacttactacctgtcaagcactgttctaagtgctggggtagatacaagctaatcaggtcgtacacagtccctgtcccgcatgacgCTCACGGCCTTagtcgccatttcacagatgaggtgactggcccagagaagtgaagtagctcacccaaggtcacacagccgacaagcgtcagagctgggattagaacccaggtccttctgactcccttgcccatgctgcttcccatcagagAAGGGCTGAGTTGATGGGGTTTGAATGCCCACCCAGCTCTAGGCGGAGGAAACAGAGCGGGGCAGTTGGGGAGCCCAGAGGGACAAGTGTCATGGATTGCTGTGCTCCAAGGTTGAGGTGGGGATGGGACAGGGCTTAGATTTTGGGAAGAAGCTCGGGACCCAGtggggctgccccctccccacaaactgGACAGACATACGCATAGTTAAGGGATGGGCTATTACTCGGGCTAGAGGACCATTCAATGAGGACCATTTCATAAACTCTGAGGGGCTGCCCGCTTTAGATATTAGCCACTCGAACACCTACCAATTAcattcttatggtatttcttgGCTAGAGAATCCCTCCTGTCATTTTCACAGGCAAACAAGAGACGCAGGCATTTTCATGTGCAGCAGTGACACTGTATATGTACCTATAAATATGCACATTTCTCTATACAGATAGTATATGCCTATATACTGCCATACCTCcatatatcaatcagtcactcaatcaatcagtggtatttcctaagcttttactgtgcgcagaagactgtactaagcacttgagagagtacaatgcgacagagctggttgacaagttccctgcccacagggagcttacagtctagagaggagcttactacatatatatatatatataaattgaaACTTTACATCTAGTTTTTGCTAGGTGTAGTGATGGGTAGAATCATTTATGGCCGCGATGGGCCCCTGAGTTGTATTCTTCCTACCCGTACACACTCTACGCACCCTCCCAGCAGCACCCAGATGCTCTTGGAGAGACATGGACACAAATACCCACGCCCACACAGATCTACCCAGAGATACAGACGCGAATACTCTTATAAGCATCCTCACCCACCCACAAGCAGACACACACATACTGAATAAACACCCAGTGTCGCACACAAAGGCAGTCAATGTCAGTCACAGAAATAGGCACACAAAGAGGCAGCGACACACAGGCAGGCACCACCATTCCCAGGGCAGTAGGTGGGGGAGCTGTATGATTCCCGTGGCCCCTGGGGGTCCTCAATCCCGtctcctcccacctagactgGAGCAGGCAGTCTTCCTGCTCCCACCGATGCACTTCGCAGTGACCCCTCGGCCAGGGGTGCCGCTCAGGTGGGGCCTGGCGGCCGGTGGGGGGAGCGGAAACTAGCGGCCTCCAGGAGGACGAGGCCCTGACTTCAGCGATTGACAAATTTGGGGTGGAGATGGATGAGGCTCTGggcaggaaaatggggaggggacacTGGGGACAGGGTAAAGATGTCATGCTCCTACTGTTTAAtaagtatggtgtttgttaagcacctatcatgtgccagacacagatcctgtctcatgtggggctcggagtctcaatccccattttacagatgaggtaactgaggctcagagaggtaattgaggcagagccggggttagaatccatgaccgtctggatcccaagcccgtgctctatccactacgccatgctgcatacCAGCTCGTGCTCAGAAGGGGGACTCGGGGTTGGACTCTGGGTGGGTGAAGCTGATTTAGGGGAGCAGGGCCACTTCGGAGGGGCCAGCCCAGAACCTCAACGTTGCCCGgccccccatccctgccacacCTCGTCCTCGGCCCCCACCCATCCTGCCCCTCATAGAATGACAACGGGGAAACAAACACCAGACTCGTTTATTCCGACTTCCAACTTCAGACCGTCTGGGCTTCCCAGCATTTTCCCTGGTGGaattcctctcttcccatcttctcgGAGGCCTGGGGCTCAGCCGATGGGGTTTGAATTCACTCCCTGCAGCTGGAGGATAAAGTTCAGTTGAACCcgaggctgggggaaaggaggaggccagATTTGGGGGGCTCAGGAGGGCAGAGGACACAACCCCGACTCTACCAATTGCTTATTATTATGGtcttcgtcaagcgcttactaggtgtcaagcactgttctgagcgctggggtagatacaagttaatcaggttggacacagtccctgtcttatgtggagctcagagtctaggaaggagggaggaggatttaatccccattttacagatgaggtaactgaggcaccgaaaactgaagtgacttgcccaagaccacacagcgggtaagcggcagagctggcattaagacccaagtcctctgactcccaggcccgtgctctttccgttaggccatactgcttctctattgcgtgagatcttgggcaagtccctgcatctcagtaaatggggattaaatgcctttttcccctcttgcttagactttgagcctcttgtgtatcagagactgtgtccaacctgattaacatgtatctaccccagcatacagctcagtgttcaacacatagtaactacttaatgactaccattaaaaaaagcacacATCCcgaaaaacaagtaaacagaaaaACCTGGGATGGGCCACCCAGTCCGGGGAGACCTTTCACGCTGCAGCCTGTTGCCCTACTATCGGTCTCATCGGTCAATCAGCCGATCgaacaacggtatttattgagcatttattgggtgcagagctgtCCAGAGGAAAGAATGCTGCtctggggatcaggagacctggattgtaatcctggttctgtctgcCGGGATGCTCCACCAGTGGCGAAGCTTTCCGGCTGAAGAACCGAGTTGGAGGTATCCTGTGAGATGGACAGGCCCAGCAAGAGGTTTgacgatgaagcagcgtggcttagtggaaagagcacggacttgggatcagcagtcgtgggtgctaatcccggctctgcctcttgtcagctgtgtgactttggtcaagtcacttaacttctctgtgcctcggtgacctcatctgtaaaatggggattaagaccgtgagcccctcgtggggcaacctgataaccccagcgcatacagcagtgcttggcacatagtaaacgcttaacaaataccctcataatcgttattattattattacgacctggctaactgggagccccatgtgggacagggactgtatccagtcccatttgcttgtctccatcccagagtttagtatactgcccggcgcacagtaagcgcttaacaaataacagagttATTATCAGAGGTGAAGACTGCAGTGGGCTCTAAGGCAATCATCTTCTGAGCTTTGGTGCCCCGGCACAGAATGGCCTCGCTGGGGCTATCACCTCGGCCTGCGTGCCGAGCCCGTCCACCGGCACTTCGCCCCGCACTGCACTAGTCCGGTCCACTACTGGTGGACTGCTACTGGACTACTATTGGTGGACTACTACTAGTTCCCTGCCGGTCCACTAGTGCGCGGCACCCCGGGCCCAGTGCGAAGACGACTGGTGGGGACGAAGGAAGCATGAATGGCACTGGGCAAGGGCTGATTCCCGGCGGgacactccatcaatcaattatccCACTGTTgaatagagattgtctctgtctgttgccgaattgtaccttccaagcgcttagtacacagtaagtactcaataaatatgaatgaatgaatgcctactgtgtgcagagcactgtactaagcgcttaactcaACAactaaagtcagtggtgaggtctGACTTCCAAGTAGGTGGCTCCAGCCACGGGGGGCAGGCATGTTAGGGGATGATCCATCAATccaaggcatttattgaacacttactgtgtgcagagcactgtatactatgcgcttgggagagaagcagcacggcctaatggctagagcacgggcctgggagtcagaagaacctgcgttctaatccgcctccaccacttgcctgctgggtgacctcgagcaagtcacttaacttctctgtgcctcaattccctcttatgtaaaaaggggatttaagtctgagagctccacgtgggacaaggactgtgtccaacctgattagcttgtatctatcccagcgcttagaatggtgcttgacacatagtaagtgattaacagtcGCCATCGTTATCACTCTTATTagaatgatacaatagagttagtaataataataataagttggtagacatgatcctgctcACAAGTAGCTCACGGACTAGAGGGATAGGAAGAAGTGGGGACCCAGGGTGCTGGCTATCTTCCCAATTCATCCAGGGCCCTGAGCCCCTTTTCTGCGGCATTGTGTCCTTTGCACCCCCAAACCTAAAAGTACTCTAGGAGATCCTCAGTTCCCCAATACCACTGCACCACCCTCTGCAGCCCTTTACACCCTGCCCATCCAAGCccactgaacaataataataattgtagtatttgttaaacgcttactatgtgccaggcaccgtactaagcgctggggtagatacaagttaattgggctaggctcatccctgtcccatgtggggctcacagacttaatccccatggtccagatcaggtaactgaggtacagaaaagttgtgactcgcccaaggtcacaaagcagacaagtggcagagccggggttagaacccaggtctttttgactcccaggcctgtgttttatccacgaGACCACGCTTCCTCTCAGCGTGAATCCTGACCGCCAGGCCCACTGCCTTGGATGCCGGGAACTGAGGGAGAGGGCGGGCTCGGCCGGGCCgagtgttctccctccctatttacCCAGGTCTGGGTGATTtgccctgctccccttcctcttcccctctctgccagGGGCTCCCTGGGGCCTAAGGGCCGAGTTAACTACATGCTCATATGAGGGCAGAGGGCCCCAGATGGAGGGATCAGAATGCAGAGCTGGAGGCTCAGCCGGGACGAAGGGTCTCGGGACAGGAGCTGATTAGGGATTGGCGTGCTTCAGGCCTCTCAGGGGTGAAATCCTTCAGATTCGGGGGGATAGGGCGGATCTGCAGGGTCCCTGGCACCTCCTTTATTCAGGACTCAGGCTTGAGGGCAAGGCCTAGCCTGGATGTGGTGataggggagggacggaggggacgatggggaggcggtggagagggaggagggcagcctCAGAGCCTCATTCCTAGAGCGAAGGACACCTTAAAGCCCCAGTCCTGGGGAGGAGCTGtgttgggagaggagggcagactcAGAGCCTCAGCCTTGTAGTCGAGGGCAGCAGCAGCcctggggaggagctgggttgggggaggaatcTTCAGTCCTAGGGcggcagacaggagggaggaaaggaggatgctaggaagggagtgggggtggccggccgggggcccggggagggaactCGAGGTCTCCCCTGGAGCCATTTTGCGGGAGTCAGGGGGCGCCCAGAGTGCTGACCGTGGTGTAGCTGAGCCTGGAGAGGGTGGTGGCCGTGTGCGGGTCATCCTCGGGCagcgggcgaggccgggggcgggccggccggggacGGCAGCGGGTGCAGGTGGCCAGGCAGGCTTGGCGGAACCGGCGGTTCATGAAGCAGTAGACGAGCGGGTTGACGCAGGCGGAGGTGTAGCTGAGCAGGTGGATGAAGGAGATGGGGGTGCCGGACAGGGCTCCGTGCGCCCCGTCGGGGTCGAAGGCCCGCCAGGTGTTGGCAGTGTACAGGGGCAGCCAGCACAGGAAGAAGAGCGCCACGATGACCAGCAGCATGCGGATCACCCGCTTCTTGGCCACCAGCTTGGCTTCCGAAGGGCTGGTGCGGGCCCggtccggaggggcgggggcgcggcTGGGGGTCAGGGCGGACAGCTCCATGGCCTGGCGCGGCTTCGAGAGCTGCAGGTAGCACCCGTCTCCTTCGTCGCAGGCTGGGGAAGGACCAGGGCTGGGCCCCACCCCGTTCTTGGGAGCTGGACAGGGATGGGCAGGGGTCAGGGTAGGCCAGCGGTGCACTGCGCCACTCCCCACCGACCACCTCATCCCCATGGGCggcctcctctctctgacctctgcAGCCCCGTCCTTCCCTTCTGTTGACATCGGCCCTGGTTTGGCACCGGGGCTttgcctcttctgttctctggcCAGCTTCTCATTCCCCAGGCcagattctgcctctggcctttctttccctctgcccttccagcTCCTCAGTCCTTGTCCTGGGCCCCCACCCTGtccttttcctcatcctcctcctcttcctccccattgacttccttctccccccttcctcttccttttcctccttctcctcctccttctcctcctccttcccctcttcctccttttccttcccgctcctcctctttcccctcttctcgctcctccctctcttcctcctcctcttcctttcttccccagtcCTCCTGCCCCCAAACATTTTTCTCCAGTCCCCTAAATTCTCTCCAGACTAATCTCATTTTGGACAAGGactttgttatactgaactctccccagcgctcagttacaagcacacagtaagtgctcgataaatatgattgactgattcctgggCTCTACCTTCTGGCCAGCTGCCCTCGTCCCCCAGTCCTCCAACTCTCGGCTCTGACCCTGgcgtccccccacccctcccacggcAGCCGGGTCTCTCAGCCTTCATCGGCCGCGGGCTCTGAGCCCTACCTTTTCCCGGACTCTGCTGCAGCTCGGCCTCGAAGCGCATGCTTAGGTAGAGCTCACGGGAGATGAGCCCGTAGGCCACAGCCATCACCACCCcggggatgaagaaaaggaggagcaggagcagcacggCCCTGGGGGAAGGAGTGAGGAGCGGTTACCCTGGACCCTCAGAACCGCCAGGCCCTCACCACCCATCCCGACCCCGGCCAGTCGGGCCCACCCTCTGGAGCCCGCAATTTAcagtccatctagactgtaagctcctcctctagactgtaagctccttgtgggcagggaatgtggctaccaattctgatatattacactcccccaagcactctgtaAACAGTATGCGCTTGATAGAGTGGTCTGATCATGATCCtcaaaggaggatgggagaggaaagtgtccggggagaaggggaagggaagggtggggcctggaggggaggaaggagagaactggggagtggaagggaagcaGAGTAAGAAGCTGGGGGatcaagaagaggaggagagacaggaggaggaagagcaggaggaggagaaataggagatgcctgtctatttcttttgttttgttgtctgtctgctccttctagactgtgagcccattgttgggtagggattgtctctatctgttgccgaattgtaatttccaagcgcttagtacagtgctttgcacacagtaagcactcaataaatacaattgaatgaatatgaggaggatgagcaggaggaggagaaacaggaggagaaggaggaagagcaggaggaggagaagaatcaggaggaggagaaacagaaggaagaggaacagaggagaaggaggaggaggaggacgaggagaaggaggaggagatacaggagcagcaggaggaggaggaagaacagaggaggaggaggaagaggaaggggaggaggagatggaggaggagtagTAGGAagtacagaggaggaggagaagaaggagataaAGGAGTAATATTAGGAGCaacagaggtggaggagggacttgaggaggaagaaaaggaaggatggaggaggaacaggaggaggagtaagAACAGGAGGGGGAAGAACTGGAACacgagaaggaggatgaggagaaggaggaagaggaggaaggagctgaGATTCAGGGCAAGGATGGGGTCCATGGGGGTCCTCAGGGTGGGCTCACCAGGCTTGCTTGAAGCGTGTGCTGGGCCACATGTGGCTGCACTGGAGGACGCGGGGCCCGAAGGGCCGGATGGCACTGTAGATGGGGTAGGGCAGCATGAGCAGGGCGGCCAGGAGCCAGGTGGCGGCGATGACCCGGATGGCGTGGGAGCGAGTCTGCCACACGCGAGCCTGCAGCGGCCTGCAGATAGCACTGTAGCGCTCCAGGGCGATGGCCACCAGGCTGAAGGTGGACACGCTGACCGACACCCCTGAGGATGGAGGACGGAGGACGGGTCAGGCGTCACcgaggggccgggaaggggacACAAGCACATTAGTCAGCCAACTGGCGCTCACCATCTCCCCTCATTCCCAATTCTGCCTTTTCCCCTCCGTAACTCCTGCCCTCTCCTAgcacctccccctccatcccttccttcccgCCGACTCCACCTTTACACTCTCCCATGACGatcataatgaataattatggtatttgttaagcacttactatgtgccaagcactgttctaagcgctggggtagatacaaggtaaatgagttgtcccacatggggctcacggtcttcatccccgttttgcagatgaggtaactgaggcacagagaagttaagtggcttgcccaaagtcacatagcagataagcagAGGgggcaggatttagaacccacttcctctgactcccaagccctccattcttgccattaaaccacgctgctttttgtggtatttgttaggcgctcactaagCGCCAATCACGGGGGCAGATAGCTacaatttattataattattattatatttgttaagtgcttactatgtgccaagcactgttttaagtgctggggtaaatacaagttaatcaggttcggcACCTTAATCAGGgccgacacaatccctgtcccacgggtcGCTCACAGTCTgactgggaggcagaacaggtattgaatccccaccatTTTACCGATGATATCGAATCCCCCccgttttaccaatgagggaattgaggcccagaaaagtgaagtgacttgtccaaggtcacacagcaagcgaatggcagagccaggatgagaacccgggtcctctgactcctaagcccctgctctttccactgggccacgtgccACCTTGCCCCCATAGTGCTCACTGTATTTTTTAGAGACTTCTTGAAGTgccggtgggagggggagaacatcgattggactgtgagcctgtcattgggcagggattgtctctgttgccgaattgtacattccaagcgcttagcatagtgctctgcacatagtaagcgctcaataaatactattgaatgaatgaatgaattccaggaagggaatgaggaagggggaaagcacCGTGTTTTCCAAGGATACTATCCTCTCACTGTCCTTTGCCGCAAGGAACACGCCAACTTCCTGCCACCTCCCAACTCATCATGGGCCAGCTCCCAGCCCGGCACACACCGACCTTTCCGGGCAAtgcccactccttcctccccctgtTGTCAGGGCTGtctgttccctcctccctcccctcccactcccacccggATCGGGGTCTCCCTCACCCATGAGGTAGGCGACGGCCTTGCAGACGCCGGAGCCGAAGACGAAGGAGCCCATGAGgttgggcagcagggtgaagggcATGCAGCAGATGGCCAGGAGCAGGTCGCTGACGGCCAGCGAGAGCAGGAAGGCGTTGGTGACCGTGCGAAGCCTTCGGCTCAGCCCCAGCACCGTGATGATCAGGAGGTTTCCCCCCACGCTCAGCGTGAAGATGACCACGTAGAGAAGGATCCTCACTGTCAGTTCCAGTTCTGGGCAGTGGGGAGACGGAACAGTCCAGGACCAGTTCAgagtccctccccccgccccccgaccgtgGCTGCCCTCcatatccctttagactgtaaaaaaaaaaagtttgtatttgttaagcgcttgccacgtgcagagcaccgttctaagctctggggtagatacagggtaatcaggttgtcccacgtgaggctcacagttcatcctcattttacagatgaggcacagagaagtgacttgcccacggtcacacagctgaccagtggcagagcagtgagaagcagcgtgactcagtggtaagagcacgggctttggagtcagagatcatgggttcaaatcccggctcggccacttgtcagctgtgtgactttgggcgagtcacttaacttctcggtgcctcagttacctcatctgtaaaatggggatca belongs to Ornithorhynchus anatinus isolate Pmale09 chromosome 2, mOrnAna1.pri.v4, whole genome shotgun sequence and includes:
- the CCKBR gene encoding gastrin/cholecystokinin type B receptor, encoding MEGLGPNRSDVPLGSIRIPANDSVGNASYDPPRQAAPGRTPKELELTVRILLYVVIFTLSVGGNLLIITVLGLSRRLRTVTNAFLLSLAVSDLLLAICCMPFTLLPNLMGSFVFGSGVCKAVAYLMGVSVSVSTFSLVAIALERYSAICRPLQARVWQTRSHAIRVIAATWLLAALLMLPYPIYSAIRPFGPRVLQCSHMWPSTRFKQAWAVLLLLLLFFIPGVVMAVAYGLISRELYLSMRFEAELQQSPGKAPKNGVGPSPGPSPACDEGDGCYLQLSKPRQAMELSALTPSRAPAPPDRARTSPSEAKLVAKKRVIRMLLVIVALFFLCWLPLYTANTWRAFDPDGAHGALSGTPISFIHLLSYTSACVNPLVYCFMNRRFRQACLATCTRCRPRPARPRPRPLPEDDPHTATTLSRLSYTTLQGVNSNPIG